ATCACACCTTTCGGATCAAGTTCGTTATTTTTTTTCTTAGAGTAATTCATCAAGTTTTGAGACAACTCAATAAAAACAATACATATGTTTGTCGCAAGTCTTGTAGATATGAAGAATTTTTCGGATTCTATTTCCAACGTTTCCGTCATGGCAACAATCAACGGCTGTGTAAAATAACCGCCATAACTTAAAAATATAACCTCGTCATTTTTAAAAACATCGCTAAGAAGTGTTTTAATCATTAAGAGAGTCCTTTTCCACTAATCTAATGTCCATTTCTGGAAAATCTTCCACAAAATCTTCTCCCGCTTCTTTTGCGTTTTCATTTTCCTTATCATAAATCCAGTTAACGATAACTTTAGACTTATCTCTCATTTCATCCAATATATCCAATAAGTTAAAAAAAAGTTTCGACGTACTTGAATTAAAATAAACTATTTCCATATTCACTGTCGTAGTATCTTTAGGGTTCTTACTGTATTCTTTTATCCATTTCATTATAGGTTCGTAAAACTCAAATGTATTCTCAGGGTACGATTTACCTTTCAGGCTTATAATGCCTTTATCAGGATCTAAATATATTTCAGGTGTATACCTTGTAGGTTCGATATAAATTTTTTCCATTTAGTTTCCCTTTTTCAATAATTTTATATAATATTCTTCGTCTATTTCGTCAATTTGATCTTTTGCCAAAAACATTTCCGCATATTTTTTATATAACTTTGATTTGAGAAACACGATTAATATTTGTTTATCAAGCTCGTTATGCAATGCTTTTTCCACTAATATGTCAATTGCTTCAGAGAGTTTTTTTCTTTTTTTATAAGGTCTGTCATTAGCGGTCAATGCTTCGAATATATCTGCAATCGCCATAATTCTTGCAGGTATAGGAATTTCATCTCCTTTAAGTTTTCTCGGATACCCTTTTCCGTTCAATGTTTCGTGGTGCGCTCCGGCGTATAACGGTACATTTTTGAATTTTTCAGGGAATGGCAGACTTTCCAACATTTTAATCGTCATTATTACGTGTTCTTGTATTTTATAATACTCTTCTGGAGTTAAAGTACCTCTTTTAATACTTAAATTATAAATTTCACCGAAGTTATATAAATTCTCAGGAATTTTAATTTTAAAACCGTTTCTTTTTAATTCCTCAATTTCTTTTTTGGATCTTTTTATAACATGTCGCTTTTTATCAGCTAATAAATACTCTTTAACAGGAAGTTTTTGATTTTTTTCCTCTTCGCTTATTCTTTTTAATTCCTCTTTTGAAAGTCCTAACGTATCGTCAAAATGTCTAAGCCACGTTCTTTTTGCGATTTTTTTTAGTTTTTCTATTTTTTCATCGTTTACTTCAGCATATCCGTGGTTCATTTCTGCAACGAATTTAAACTCTTCTTGAAGTTTATCAAGTTCTTTTTTAAGCCATTCGTCCACTTCTTTTTCATCTTCCCCGTTTAATTTTCTCTGTTGCGCCTCAATAATCAAATCCCTGTAAACAATTTCAAATCTTGCTCTGATTTCATGTATTCTGTTATACAGTGTTTCAAGTTTAACGGCTTTATCCATTACAAAATCAGGTGTAACTATTTTCCCACTGTCATGCAGCCATGCAGCCGTAGATATTTCTTTTTCTTCGTCTTTATTTTTAATCTCAAAATCTATACTGTCGTCTTTACTGACTTCTTTTGCAAGTAAAATCGTAAGAATCGGAACACGTTCACAATGTGCACCGATATATTCATTTTTTGCGTCAATTGCACTCGCAATCATTTTGATAAAAGAATCAATTAATTCCTGCTGCTCTTTTTGAAGCTTTTTTACCTCTTCAAACTTTCTTTCTAATTCATCATATTCTTTTTTTTGTCTTTTATCGGATAATAATAAAATCTTCTCTTCTCTTTTAAGATTTCTTATCAATTTATCCATTAATTTGTCAAAATCTTTTTTCGACTGTTCTATTTGAGAGATTAATTCGTGATTAAGCATATTAAACTACGCTCCTTTTTAGATTTAAACTGAAATACAATACATTATATATAACCTTACAATATTTTATACCAATTATAAAAAATTATCAAGTTAAATAAAACAAATCTTGTCTTTAATTCGTTTTATTTCCCTTCGTAAAATAATCAACATATGCATTTACATCAACATCGTCAATTTGTTCCGGTTTAAGATATTTTTTTGCATATTCCAAATAAATTCCACTTGTTAAAAACAACAAAAACAAATCTTTATCCAATTCCCCTTTTTTTACCATATCGGCCAATATATCAATGGCTTCAGAAAGTTTTTTAGGATGTTTATAAGGTCTGTCACTTGCGGTCAGCGCTTCGAATATATCTGCAATCGCCATAATTCTTGCAGGTATAGGCAAATCTTTTTCTGTCAGTTTTCTCGGATATCCTTTACCGTTAAGTTTTTCATGATGTGCTCCTGCGTATATAGGAACATTTTTTAAATAATCTGGAAACGGTAGCTGTTCAAGCATTTTGATTGTCATCATTGCATGTTCTTGAATTTTAAAAAATTCTTCTTTTGTTAAAGTTCCCTTTTTTATACTTAAATTATAGACTTCTCCATAGTTGTACAAATTTTCCGGTATTTCGACTTTAAATCCGTATTTTTTATATTCTTCAATTTCCTCAGCAGGTCTTTTTATTTTATGTCTTTGTTTATCTGAAATTAATTTTTCCCTTACCGGCAATTTTTGGTTGAAATCTTCTTCAGGTATTCGTTCAATTTCTCCCTTGCTTAATCCCTTTGTATCGTCGAAATATCTAAGCCATTCTCTATTTGCTATATTTTGTAATCTTTCTAACGTACTTTCTTCAATACTTTCGCTTCCGACATTTAGTTTGGCAATAAAATCAAAATCGTCTTGTAACTGTTTTTGTTCTTTTTTTAACCATTCATCCACTTTCTTTTCATCTTCACCGTTCATTTTCCTCTTTAAAGCTTCTATAATAAGATCTCTGTTTATTACTTCGAATCTTGTTCTAATTTCGTGTATTCTGTTATAAATTGTTTCTAATTTTACGGCTTTATCAACAACATACTCAGGTGTTACGATTTTTCCGCAATCATGAAGCCATGCTGCTATTGAAATTTCCGTTTCTTGCTGTTCGTTTTTGATTTCGAATTCAAACTTCTCACTCTGACTTGCCGCTTTAGCCAGTTCAATTGCAATTTCAGGAACCCTTTCACAATGTTTCCCGGTATAACTGCTTTTCGTATCTATCGCTTCTGCAATGATTTTAATAAAAGAATCTATTAATTTTTTCTGAGCTTTTTGAAGTTTTTCAACTTCTTCGAGTCTTTTTTGTAATTCGTCATACTCTTTTTTCTGTCTTTTATCCGAACGTAGCATAATTTTTTCATGACGTTTCAGGTCTTTGACAAATTTTTCCATTAATTTTATAAAATTCTCTTTTTCCTCTTCCTCATGGATATATTGAGAATATTTCTCTTTTGCTTTTTCTATTTCTTTAATTAATTCATTTTCCGCCATTTTATTCTTCTTCACTCTTTTTTATTAAATTAATATTTAATTCAGGGAAATCTTCTTTAAAATCTTCTCCGGCTTCTTCGGCACTTTCATTTTCTTCATCGTAAATCCAGTTTATCGTAATATTATTTTTCTCTTTTGCTTCTTGTAGGATGTCAAACAAATCAAACAATACTTTTGAGCTGCTTGAATTAAAATATATTATTTCAAAATTTACCACCGTATTATCTTTTGCACAGCAATTAAAGTACTCTTCTATCCATTTTAACACCGGTTCATAAAAGTCAAACGTATTTTCAGGATATGATTTCCCTCTTATTTCAATTATCCCCTTTTCCGCATTTAACGATATTTCAGGCGTATATTTTGTTGCGGGTATATACAAATTTTCCATCCTATTCCTTTTCCCTTTTATAAAACTTTATAATTATTATAATAAAAAAAATTAATAGAAACAAAACAAAAAATCCCAAAAAGACAAAGAAAAAACAAATCGTGTAAAACATATACAAATTTCAATTTGGTATTATTTCGTTTAGCTTAAATATTTAATTATAAGGAAAAAAATGGCTCTGATTGATCTACTTGATGTTTCTAAAAAATTTGAAGCTCAAACAATACTATGTAATGTGGAATTCCATCTTGATGAAGGTGAAAGGGTTGCTCTTATCGGCAAAAACGGAAGCGGTAAATCAACCCTGATGAAAATAATCGACAAAACAATTGAACCGGACAGCGGAGAAGTAATAACCAAAAACGGTATAAAAATCAAAAGACTTCTTCAAACACCTAAATTCAAAGAAAACCTAACAGTCAGAGAAGCTATCGAGAATGAACTTACCGAATTTAAAGAAGCTTATAAAAAATACCTGAGACTTACGGAAGAGTTCGCAAACAATCCTGAAAACAAATCCATTCAAAGTGAAATGGATAAAATTTCAAAATTTTTAGATTTCCACAACGCATGGAACCTTGACGACAGGATTGAAAGAATTATGCAGGAGTTCGATTTAAAAAAATACGAAAATAAAGACATTTCTCTGCTTAGCGGAGGAGAACAAAGAAGAGTTGCGCTTGCCAGCCTTCTTTTACAAAAGCCCGATGTACTTTTACTTGACGAGCCGACAAACCACCTGGACGTTTATATGACTGAATTTTTAGAAGAAATGCTACTCAAAGAAAAATATACGTTTATCGTCGTAAGCCACGACAGGTATTTTATAGATAGAATCGCCACAAGGGTAGTTGAACTTGAAAACTGTAAATTAAGAAGCTTTAAAGGTGGATATGCCGATTACATCCGTCAAAAAGAAGAGCTGTTAAAAGCCAAAGAAAAAGAGTTCGAAAATGAACTGAGACTTCTAAAAAGAGAAGAAGAATGGCTAAGACGCGGCGTAAAAGCCAGACTTAAAAGAAACGAAGGCAGAAAAAAAAGAGTATTAGAGCTGCGTGATAAAGTTAAACAGGATAAAAGTGAAATTCGCCAGATTGAAATGCAACTTAAACGTGAGCTACTCTCAAAAGAAGAAGAAAAAATAAACCGCAAAAAAGTGATGTTTGAAATAGAACATTTAACCAAATCCATCGGAAACAAACTTTTGATTAAAGATTTTACTACAAGAATACTTCAAAAAGACAAAATTGCAATTGTAGGTAAAAACGGAAGCGGTAAATCCACTCTTTTAAAAATTCTTATCGGCGAAGAAAAACCAGATAGCGGAATTATCAAAATAGGAGAAAACGTAAAAATCGGGTATCTTGATCAAAGAAAATCAATGCTGAGCGATGATAAAGATCTTATCGAAACATTCTGCCCGCAAGGCGGAGATCACGTAAATGTAAGAGGAAGAAACATTCATGTATACGGTTATTTAAGAGAGTTTTTATTTCCTCCTGAATATCTGACAAAAAAAATAGGTGTTTTAAGCGGAGGAGAAAAAACGAGAGTCGCACTTGCACTTTTATTTACAAAAGATTATGACGTATTGATTCTTGACGAGCCTACGAACGATTTGGATATTCCGACTATCAATATTTTAGAAGAGTACCTTATGGATTTTGAAGGAAGTGTGATATTCGTCAGCCACGACAGATATTTCGTGGATAAAATAGCAAAAAAAATGTTTATTTTCAAAGGTGAAGGTGTTGTGGAAGAGAGCCACATACCATATAC
This genomic interval from Nautilia profundicola AmH contains the following:
- a CDS encoding HD-GYP domain-containing protein, which translates into the protein MAENELIKEIEKAKEKYSQYIHEEEEKENFIKLMEKFVKDLKRHEKIMLRSDKRQKKEYDELQKRLEEVEKLQKAQKKLIDSFIKIIAEAIDTKSSYTGKHCERVPEIAIELAKAASQSEKFEFEIKNEQQETEISIAAWLHDCGKIVTPEYVVDKAVKLETIYNRIHEIRTRFEVINRDLIIEALKRKMNGEDEKKVDEWLKKEQKQLQDDFDFIAKLNVGSESIEESTLERLQNIANREWLRYFDDTKGLSKGEIERIPEEDFNQKLPVREKLISDKQRHKIKRPAEEIEEYKKYGFKVEIPENLYNYGEVYNLSIKKGTLTKEEFFKIQEHAMMTIKMLEQLPFPDYLKNVPIYAGAHHEKLNGKGYPRKLTEKDLPIPARIMAIADIFEALTASDRPYKHPKKLSEAIDILADMVKKGELDKDLFLLFLTSGIYLEYAKKYLKPEQIDDVDVNAYVDYFTKGNKTN
- a CDS encoding HD-GYP domain-containing protein, which translates into the protein MLNHELISQIEQSKKDFDKLMDKLIRNLKREEKILLLSDKRQKKEYDELERKFEEVKKLQKEQQELIDSFIKMIASAIDAKNEYIGAHCERVPILTILLAKEVSKDDSIDFEIKNKDEEKEISTAAWLHDSGKIVTPDFVMDKAVKLETLYNRIHEIRARFEIVYRDLIIEAQQRKLNGEDEKEVDEWLKKELDKLQEEFKFVAEMNHGYAEVNDEKIEKLKKIAKRTWLRHFDDTLGLSKEELKRISEEEKNQKLPVKEYLLADKKRHVIKRSKKEIEELKRNGFKIKIPENLYNFGEIYNLSIKRGTLTPEEYYKIQEHVIMTIKMLESLPFPEKFKNVPLYAGAHHETLNGKGYPRKLKGDEIPIPARIMAIADIFEALTANDRPYKKRKKLSEAIDILVEKALHNELDKQILIVFLKSKLYKKYAEMFLAKDQIDEIDEEYYIKLLKKGN
- the abc-f gene encoding ribosomal protection-like ABC-F family protein yields the protein MALIDLLDVSKKFEAQTILCNVEFHLDEGERVALIGKNGSGKSTLMKIIDKTIEPDSGEVITKNGIKIKRLLQTPKFKENLTVREAIENELTEFKEAYKKYLRLTEEFANNPENKSIQSEMDKISKFLDFHNAWNLDDRIERIMQEFDLKKYENKDISLLSGGEQRRVALASLLLQKPDVLLLDEPTNHLDVYMTEFLEEMLLKEKYTFIVVSHDRYFIDRIATRVVELENCKLRSFKGGYADYIRQKEELLKAKEKEFENELRLLKREEEWLRRGVKARLKRNEGRKKRVLELRDKVKQDKSEIRQIEMQLKRELLSKEEEKINRKKVMFEIEHLTKSIGNKLLIKDFTTRILQKDKIAIVGKNGSGKSTLLKILIGEEKPDSGIIKIGENVKIGYLDQRKSMLSDDKDLIETFCPQGGDHVNVRGRNIHVYGYLREFLFPPEYLTKKIGVLSGGEKTRVALALLFTKDYDVLILDEPTNDLDIPTINILEEYLMDFEGSVIFVSHDRYFVDKIAKKMFIFKGEGVVEESHIPYTEYLEIEKELKLIENVKCKMENEKKEKPKQRKQKKLSYKEQRELDELPKLIEELEITIAQIEECLADPECYQEKGLVSLSEELEEIKKIYDNKVERYLELEEKREILETDS
- a CDS encoding DUF1987 domain-containing protein, producing the protein MENLYIPATKYTPEISLNAEKGIIEIRGKSYPENTFDFYEPVLKWIEEYFNCCAKDNTVVNFEIIYFNSSSSKVLFDLFDILQEAKEKNNITINWIYDEENESAEEAGEDFKEDFPELNINLIKKSEEE
- a CDS encoding DUF1987 domain-containing protein, whose product is MEKIYIEPTRYTPEIYLDPDKGIISLKGKSYPENTFEFYEPIMKWIKEYSKNPKDTTTVNMEIVYFNSSTSKLFFNLLDILDEMRDKSKVIVNWIYDKENENAKEAGEDFVEDFPEMDIRLVEKDSLND